The window AACTCATTGAAAGACTTTTCAAATTCATCGTCCATATCTTGGGAACCATATTTCTTGAGAACATCTAGTATAATTTGAGCATCAGAACTTAAAGTTTTCTCCTCTTCCATTTCGTAATAGTCCGAAGTGAATGTCGAATAGAATTCCACTAATTTGAATAATTCTTGCATATCATTGCATGTGGAATATTTCTCAAGgaattgttgaatttttttgagGAATTCCTCTACCTCGTTCGAATGGTTTTCTTTGAGTGCATGATCTTTCAGCATGTGTTCACTTACTGTTTTGGCTTTGATCGCATAGGTCAGGGTTATATCCTGCAGGGcatataaagtaattttaagcAATTGCACAGAGGCCGGTAATTTGCTGTCGTTTTCAGCTGGTGCCATGACAGCATATTGGTGTTGTTGATGACATAAATCATGATTTTTCAAATAGTCCTCATTGCTAGAAGAGGGTCTTGCTAGGCAGCACTTAAATACAGGAATATATTggcattattataaaaaaaaacttcatcatATTTGCATAACTTACTTGTGTTAAACACcaagttattaaaaaagtacacaatattttctttgttgtcatttttttacGTCTTATCAACCAGCTGTTTAAATTACTAATGAGCAATTGTCattttttcaaagttattttgttaaacattttattaatttagatttcattttattaagttCACCCAGGGGTTATCGTAGTgcgatattttaaaacataattgaactaaatgttttgtttataacgaaataattaaacaaacacTTTGATTTAATagaataaactaatttataggGGAAGGGGGTGGTGATATGTTAAACAGATTAAAGATAcagatatagtctagtcatagcctAGTCATAGTGTAGTGACAGTCTAGTGATAGTCTCGTGATAGTCTTGTGTTAGTTTAGTGATAGTATAGTGATAGCCTAGTCATAGCCTAGtgatagtctagtcatagtttagtgatagtctagtcatagaTTAGTGATAGTCTAGTGTTAGTCTTGTGATAATCTAGTGGTAGTCTTGTCATAGTCTAGtgatagtctagtcatagtccagTGATAAATTAGTGATAGTCTAGTGTTAGTCTTGTGATAATCTAGTGATAGTCTAGtgatagtctagtcatagtctagtcatagtctagtgaTAGTCTAATGATAGTCTTGTGTTAGTCTAGTGATAGTCTAATTATAGTCTAGtgatagtctagtcatagcctAGTGATAGTCTAGTGAGAGTCTAGtgatagtctagtcatagtctagtgaTAGTCTAGTGAAAGTCTAGTAATAGTCTAGTGAGAGTCTAGTGTTAGTCTTGTGATAATCTAGTGATTGTCTAGTGATAGTCTAGTGATAGTCTAATGATAGTCTCGtgatagtctagttatagtctagtgaTAGTCTAGTGATANNNNNNNNNNNNNNNNNNNNNNNNNNNNNNNNNNNNNNNNNNNNNNNNNNNNNNNNNNNNNNNNNNNNNNNNNNNNNNNNNNNNNNNNNNNNNNNNNNNNttagttagttagttagttagaaacaTCTgctcaaacccaatataccctccccactaaaatggtgtagggtatatttaAGCTGTCAGGGACTTAAAGGAATGAACttttaaaatgcaatatttctttaaactattataaaatcgttataatttattagaatcttttataatattattataatgctTCTAAATCacatatagtcaaaactattaaattttttattaatattaaattaaatcaactTAATTAGGTTACCAAATTCTTTATATCTTTCCCCATAACTGCGTAAACTTAACAAATGTTCAAACCACTCGAATAACGGCTGCTCACGCATCAATGCTCTTCGATTAAgtgaagttttatatttttgaaattttccataaagaCCTCGTTcaagaaatctattaaattttgtttcataagTAAATTGGAATTCGTTAAGCTTTTGATTATCAAAGATTTGCTCCAATAATTGATCATCACTTAAGGATATATCTTCTGTAttgtagtaatatttttgtgaaatattattttgaaaaaaatcctttaaatcaTATAGTTGTAAAACATCTTGATTGTTTTCATATTGTGTAAGAAAATCATTAATATCTTTAGTGAATTTTTGACGAACAGCAGGGCTAAGTTGTAGAATTAAAGGATCTTTTATGACGCCCTTACTTATATAGTAAGCAGTAGTGATGAAATAGATATTAATGTTTTCTAGCTCTTGTCTTATATAATCCAATAGTTGTTTTTTGGCTGCtgttataatatttatgaatttattgaaatatttataataacacTTATAATCCTGACACTTCTTTAGATTATTATACCAGTTTAAAAAGGACCTACTTTTCTTTGAGTTGGAGCGTAAAAGTTGTGTTTGAAGTTTTTCGAATTTGggtagaaatttttctttaataagtttttgaaattttagctCATATTCATCACATAACttatcatattgtagttttttcAAGAGATCTAATATGTACTGTGAATCCTTAGTGGGACTAAGGTCCTGTAGGTAGTAGTGTATAgtagattttataaatttcattaacaaaTAGTTGTACAGTTGATGACGCTgataaaaatcataattatataaaaattctgtTATATTCTTCTTAAATTCCTTAATAAGCGGGCTGTTAGCTTGTtgtattttaagattttgtattAGTTTTTCACTTAACAATTTAGCCTTTTCACAGAATTCTTTTGCTAATAATTCTAATtcattttcatataatattacTAGTTCTTTTTTCGATCCAATTATCGTTTGATTAGTACTATTATTGGTGGCTGCCAAAGTTTTGTTGGTAAAAATCTAAttacaaaaagagaaaattttaattttgaaccaATGATATATacttttgataatattttagcTTACTTGTATTAAGCCCCAGATAAGAGcagtgtataacagtttcatTTCTACTTTGATTTAAACTTAATACTTTtacaatttgtgaaaaaatacatttcttaagcttaacaaaagatttttatacaaaatgcaaTTGCaagataaaagtttatttaatgaatatttatagagaaatttgtggttaaattaaatacaaacatacaagcTTTATAACGATATTCTTCTGATAACACACATCACGTCAATTAAACTCACAGTATAGTGTCAGTATAAgagtagaaaaatatataacactTTAATACTAAGTCAGTATAAGAGTAGAGTAAAAGTTTATAACactttaattagaaattataattaaCTTTTGTTAAATCTAAATCTATTATATTGTAATATAATGTCTTATAATTCGTTATACCCTACACGACTTTAGTGGAgatggtatattgggtttgtgctgatgtttgtaacgtacaataatatttgtcctatacccaccttaaagtatactaataggctcagaataattttctgaatcgatttagctatgaccgtctgtctgtctgtctgtctgtctgtccatctttccgtctgtttgtctgtctttctgtccgtctgtctgtctgtctgtccgtctgtctgttcgtctgtctgttcgtctgtctatccgtctgtctgcccGTCTGCCTatacgtctgtctgtccgtccatgtaaatcaaactacaattttgaaggtgaaataatgaaccgatcttaacaattttcaacaagcttccctgggacaatagaaaatCAAATAGATCCTTCAAATAttgcacaaattactttaatattcatttcaatattttagaggAAAAAGGGGCAGACCTTCCTCAGGGCAGCCCCCACatgtattaaatagaaaaattcgtatatctaagaaactattagagctagaatcttttaTCTATataaagaactttgacattcaagtgaatatttaaaaaataacgtcTAGACTTTCAAGGGGGGCTTGACACCACATATActaaactatgactagactatagactagactatagactagactatagactagactatagactagactatagacaagactatagactagactatagactagactatagactagactatagactagactatagactagactatagactagactatagactagactatagactagactatagactagactatagactagactatagactagactatagactagactatagactagactatagactagactatagactagactatagactagactatagactagactatagactagactatagactagactatagactagactatagactagactatagactagactatagactagactatagactagactatagactagactatagactagactatagactagacaaaagactagactatagactagactatagactagactatagactagactatagactagactatagactagactatagactagactatagactagactatagactagactaataactagactatagactagactatagactagactatagactagactatagactagactatagactagactatagactagactatagactaaactatagactagactatagactagactatagactagactatagactagactatagactagactatagactagactatagactagactatagactagactatagactagactatagactagactatagactagactatagactagactatagactagactatagactagactatagactagactatagactagactatagactagactatagactagactatagactagactatagactagactatagactagactatagactagactatagactagactatagactagactatagactagactatagactagactatagactagactatagactagagatatagactagactagactactagactataggactatagactagtagactatagactagactatagactagactatagactagactatagactagactatagactagactatagactagactatagactagactatagactagactatagactagactatagactagactatagactagactatagactagactatagactagactatagactagactatagactagactatagactagactatagactagactatagactagactatagactagactatagactagactatagactagactatagactagactatagactagactatagactagactatagactagactatagactatactatagactagactatagactagactatagactagactatagactagactatagactagactatagactagactatagactagactatagactagactatagactagactatagactagactatagactagactatagactagactatagactagactatagactagactatagactagactatagactagactatagactagactatagactagactatagactagactatagactagactatagactagactatagactagactatagactagactatagactatactatagactagactatagactagactatagactagactatagactagactatagactagactatagactagactatagactagactatagactagactatagactagactatagactagactatagactagactatagactagactgtagactagactatagactagactatagactagactatagactagactatagactagactatagactagactatagactagactatagactagactatagactagactatagactagactatagactagactatagactagactatagactagactatagactagactatagactagactatagactagactaggctatagactagaatatagactagacaatagactagactaggctatagacaagaatatagactagacaatagtttagaccctcgactagactatagactagactatagactagactatagactagactatagactagactatagactagactatagactagactatagactagactatagactagactatagactagactatagactagactatagactagactagactatagactagactatagactagactatagactagactatagactagactatagactagactatagactagactatagactagactatagactagactatagactagactatagactagactatagactagactatagactagactatagactagactatagactagactatagactagactatagactagactatagactagactatagactagactatagactagactatagactagactatagactagactatagactagactatagactagactatagactagactatagactagactatagactagactatagactagactatagactagactatagactagactatagactagactatagactagactatagactagactatagactagactatagactagactatagactagactatagactagactatagactagactatagactagactatagactagactagactatagactagactatagactagactatggactagactatagactagactatggactagactatagactagactatagactagactatagactagactatagactagactatagactagactatagactagactatagactagactatagactagactatagactagactatagactagactatagactagactatagactagactatagactagactatagactagactatagactagactatagactagactatagactagactatagactagactatagactagactatagactagactatagactagactatagactagactatagactagactatagactagactatagactagtatatagtcttgtctagttaGTTCATGTTAGTTAGTTCATGTTAAACatgtttttgacaaaaatagaTAAGTTAAATGTTATACAAATATAAGGAAACACTTCTTTGAGAgctttgttgtaatttttaatcAATACAATAATCTTACTATTCATACAAATATAGTTTAAGTGATTAATCCAGTAGATtgtcaatattttctattataattatagcagtttttattgtaataattaaatttattatttgattaGTAGTTGAGTTAGAAagtgtaaaattaaacaaaagaaaaaatgaaatttttatacacTGTTGTAAGATGGGGTTTAATTCAAGTAAGagttacattttataaaacaaaattaaattttaataattcctttaaaattttctcagcagttaatgttaataaaacCTTTGCCCGCCACTCCTCTAAACAATACAAATGCATTTAAGGAGCAGCTGTTTGATTTCTATAGGGAAGGATTAAAATCAATATCCACTAATTTCTTGTATGAAGCAAATAATTTGTGTAAACAATTACTAAAGGATGAACGAGTAGAGCAGGCCTTAACGCCgattttaaaagagtttaaaaaGAATATAACCGATTTCTTACACGATTATCCCATGtataaacattataatttaGTAAACGAACTGGCTCTACTGTTCGATGAGAAAATCCACGAGACGTACAGTGACAATAAGGATTTACAATATATTTGGGAGTTATTACAAGAGCAAGGATAAGACAACATAAATATGAACTATGAAAgtgaatatgaaaaatttattaaagaaaactttataccCAAATTCCAAGAACTAAAGGCACAACTATTGCCTCAGGAATTAAAGCAACAATATGTTCTATTAAACTGGTTCAACAAGTTGAAAAG of the Lucilia cuprina isolate Lc7/37 chromosome 2, ASM2204524v1, whole genome shotgun sequence genome contains:
- the LOC111685852 gene encoding uncharacterized protein LOC111685852 — encoded protein: MTTKKILCTFLITWCLTQCCLARPSSSNEDYLKNHDLCHQQHQYAVMAPAENDSKLPASVQLLKITLYALQDITLTYAIKAKTVSEHMLKDHALKENHSNEVEEFLKKIQQFLEKYSTCNDMQELFKLVEFYSTFTSDYYEMEEEKTLSSDAQIILDVLKKYGSQDMDDEFEKSFNEFVTNFSKKFNELENHLKSEKGTDKIVQWWYRAKNLKTYDEKMDAFAEFVKFYEDN
- the LOC124419670 gene encoding uncharacterized protein LOC124419670 encodes the protein MKLLYTALIWGLIQIFTNKTLAATNNSTNQTIIGSKKELVILYENELELLAKEFCEKAKLLSEKLIQNLKIQQANSPLIKEFKKNITEFLYNYDFYQRHQLYNYLLMKFIKSTIHYYLQDLSPTKDSQYILDLLKKLQYDKLCDEYELKFQKLIKEKFLPKFEKLQTQLLRSNSKKSRSFLNWYNNLKKCQDYKCYYKYFNKFINIITAAKKQLLDYIRQELENINIYFITTAYYISKGVIKDPLILQLSPAVRQKFTKDINDFLTQYENNQDVLQLYDLKDFFQNNISQKYYYNTEDISLSDDQLLEQIFDNQKLNEFQFTYETKFNRFLERGLYGKFQKYKTSLNRRALMREQPLFEWFEHLLSLRSYGERYKEFGNLIKLI